The following are encoded together in the Panicum virgatum strain AP13 chromosome 6K, P.virgatum_v5, whole genome shotgun sequence genome:
- the LOC120639213 gene encoding uncharacterized protein LOC120639213: MDVPFFVAFSAILLLGRYLPFALPANARAALADGGAAPPARAAKCAISVAVAGLALLVSAQQCGGRPPPPQQQCPAEAAMEARALWLNSAALFLGTLLGAAAVALHPPARAPPAVEVAVEHLTRVTETIAITAFAHDLCIFLRISKV, from the coding sequence ATGGACGTGCCGTTCTTCGTCGCCTTCTccgccatcctcctcctcggccggtACCTCCCCTTCGCGCTCCCGGCGAACGCGCGCGCCGCCctggccgacggcggcgcggcgccgcccgcccgcgccgccaagTGCGCCATCTCGGTGGCCGTGGCGGGGCTCGCGCTGCTGGTGTCCGCGCAGCagtgcggcggccggccgccgccgccgcagcagcagtgcccggcggaggcggcgatggAGGCGAGGGCGCTGTGGCTCAACTCCGCCGCGCTCTTCCTCGGGACGCTCCtcggggccgccgccgtggcgctgcacccgcccgcgcgcgcgccgccggccgtcgaggTGGCCGTCGAGCACCTGACCAGGGTCACCGAGACCATCGCGATCACCGCGTTCGCGCACGACCTCTGTATCTTCCTCAGGATCTCCAAGGTCTAA